From Streptomyces fungicidicus, one genomic window encodes:
- a CDS encoding bifunctional aldolase/short-chain dehydrogenase, whose translation MSAHPEAAALLARSHRLGADPRNTNYAGGNTSAKGTGTDPVTGGDVELMWVKGSGGDLGTLTGAGLAVLRLDRLRALTEVYPGVEREDEMVAAFDYCLHGKGGAAPSIDTAMHGLVDAAHVDHLHPDSGIALACAADGEKLTAECFGDTVVWVPWRRPGFQLGLDIAAVKEANPQAVGCVLGGHGITAWGDTSEECERNSLHIIRTAETFLAERGRPEPFGPVIEGYEALPAGERRERAAALAPYVRAVASQDRAQVGHFDDSGAVLDFLARAEHPRLAALGTSCPDHFLRTKVRPLVLDLPASAPLDEAVARLKELHTAYREEYAAYYARHADEDSPAMRGADPAIVLVPGVGMFSFGKDKQTARVAGEFYLNAINVMRGAEAVSSYAPIEESEKFRIEYWALEEAKLRRMPEPKPLATRVALVTGAGSGIGKAIARRLVTEGACVVVADLNGENAARVAEELGGSDKAVAVTVDVTSEEQIAGAFRAAVLAFGGVDLVVNNAGISISKPLLETSAKDWDLQHDIMARGSFLVSREAARVMTAQQLGGDIVYIASKNAVFAGPNNIAYSATKADQAHQVRLLAAELGEHGIRVNGVNPDGVVRGSGIFAGGWGARRAAVYGVPEEKLGEFYAQRTLLKREVLPEHVANAVFALTGGDLTHTTGLHVPVDAGVAAAFLR comes from the coding sequence ATGTCTGCGCATCCCGAAGCCGCCGCTCTGCTCGCTCGATCGCACCGGCTCGGCGCCGATCCCCGGAACACCAACTACGCGGGCGGCAACACCTCCGCCAAGGGCACCGGAACCGACCCCGTCACCGGTGGTGACGTGGAGCTGATGTGGGTCAAGGGGTCCGGGGGCGACCTCGGAACGCTGACCGGAGCGGGGCTCGCCGTGCTGCGGCTGGACCGGCTGCGGGCGCTCACCGAGGTCTACCCGGGCGTCGAACGCGAGGACGAGATGGTCGCCGCGTTCGACTACTGCCTGCACGGCAAGGGCGGTGCGGCGCCCTCGATCGACACCGCGATGCACGGGCTGGTCGACGCCGCCCACGTGGACCATCTGCACCCCGACTCCGGGATCGCGCTCGCCTGCGCGGCCGACGGGGAGAAGCTGACCGCCGAGTGCTTCGGCGACACCGTGGTGTGGGTGCCGTGGCGGCGGCCCGGCTTCCAGCTCGGGCTGGACATCGCCGCCGTGAAGGAGGCCAATCCGCAGGCCGTCGGGTGTGTGCTCGGCGGGCACGGGATCACCGCGTGGGGTGACACCTCCGAGGAGTGCGAGCGGAACTCGCTGCACATCATCCGCACCGCCGAGACGTTCCTCGCCGAGCGCGGCCGGCCGGAGCCGTTCGGTCCGGTGATCGAGGGGTACGAGGCCCTGCCCGCCGGCGAGCGGCGGGAGCGGGCCGCCGCCCTGGCGCCGTACGTGCGGGCCGTCGCCTCCCAGGACAGGGCGCAGGTCGGGCACTTCGACGACTCCGGCGCCGTACTGGACTTCCTGGCCCGCGCCGAGCACCCGCGGCTGGCCGCGCTGGGCACCTCCTGCCCGGACCACTTCCTGCGCACCAAGGTCCGGCCGCTGGTCCTGGACCTGCCGGCGTCCGCTCCGCTCGACGAGGCGGTGGCGCGGCTGAAGGAACTGCACACGGCCTACCGCGAGGAGTACGCCGCCTACTACGCGCGGCACGCGGACGAGGACTCCCCCGCCATGCGCGGCGCCGACCCGGCGATCGTGCTGGTGCCGGGCGTCGGCATGTTCAGCTTCGGCAAGGACAAGCAGACCGCACGGGTGGCCGGCGAGTTCTACCTCAACGCGATCAACGTGATGCGCGGGGCCGAGGCGGTGTCCTCGTACGCGCCGATCGAGGAGTCGGAGAAGTTCCGCATCGAGTACTGGGCGCTGGAGGAGGCCAAGCTCCGGCGGATGCCGGAGCCCAAGCCGCTCGCCACGCGCGTGGCCCTGGTCACGGGGGCCGGCAGCGGCATCGGGAAGGCGATCGCCCGGCGGCTGGTGACGGAGGGCGCGTGCGTCGTCGTCGCCGATTTGAACGGGGAGAACGCCGCGCGGGTCGCCGAGGAACTGGGCGGCTCCGACAAGGCCGTCGCCGTGACCGTGGACGTCACCTCCGAGGAGCAGATCGCCGGCGCCTTCCGGGCCGCCGTGCTCGCCTTCGGCGGTGTCGACCTGGTGGTGAACAACGCCGGCATCTCGATCTCCAAGCCGCTGCTCGAGACGTCCGCGAAGGACTGGGACCTGCAGCACGACATCATGGCCCGCGGTTCCTTCCTCGTGTCGCGCGAGGCGGCCCGGGTGATGACCGCGCAGCAGCTGGGCGGGGACATCGTCTACATCGCGTCGAAGAACGCGGTGTTCGCCGGCCCCAACAACATCGCCTACTCCGCGACCAAGGCGGACCAGGCGCACCAGGTGCGGCTGCTCGCCGCCGAGCTGGGTGAGCACGGCATCCGGGTCAACGGCGTCAACCCGGACGGCGTGGTGCGCGGTTCCGGGATCTTCGCGGGCGGCTGGGGCGCCAGGCGCGCGGCCGTGTACGGGGTGCCGGAGGAGAAGCTGGGCGAGTTCTACGCGCAGCGGACGCTCCTCAAGCGGGAGGTGCTGCCCGAGCACGTGGCGAACGCCGTGTTCGCGCTGACCGGCGGCGATCTCACCCACACCACCGGGCTGCACGTCCCGGTCGACGCCGGCGTCGCCGCCGCGTTCCTGCGATGA
- a CDS encoding rhamnulokinase: MSTGVKSYAAVDLGASSGRVMVGRVGPDSLDLTEVHRFPNRPVRVPEGLRWDVLGLYAGVLDGLREAGRVDSVGIDSWAVDYGLLDADGALLGNPVHYRDGRTDGVAEKVWAAVPAGELYAATGLQYAPFNTLYQLTAAHGSAQLGQARRLLLIPDLLSYWLTGEQGTELTNASTTQLIDPRTRDWAHGVAERLGIDLGLFAPLRRPGDPAGVLRPEVLEETGLTGPVPVTAVGSHDTASAVAAVPADGERFAYICTGTWSLAGLELDAPVLTEESRAANFTNELGLDGTVRYLRNIMGLWLLQECVRAWGEPDLGALLLAAARVPALRSVVDAGDAAFLAPGRMPERIAEACRDSGQPVPDSPAEVTRCILDSLALAHRKAVEDAQRLAGRSADVVHIVGGGTRNALLCQLTADACGLPVVSGPTEAAALGNVLVQARAHGLAGDLAGMRRLLTRTQLLTRYEPRGGTQRWQAAQARLARG; encoded by the coding sequence ATGAGCACCGGCGTGAAGTCGTACGCCGCGGTCGACCTCGGCGCGTCCAGCGGACGCGTCATGGTCGGCCGCGTCGGCCCCGACAGCCTGGACCTGACCGAGGTCCACCGCTTCCCCAACCGGCCGGTACGGGTGCCCGAGGGGCTGCGCTGGGACGTCCTGGGGCTGTACGCGGGGGTCCTGGACGGGCTGAGGGAGGCGGGCCGGGTGGACTCCGTCGGCATCGACAGCTGGGCCGTGGACTACGGGCTGCTGGACGCGGACGGGGCGCTGCTCGGCAACCCGGTGCACTACCGCGACGGCCGCACCGACGGGGTCGCCGAGAAGGTGTGGGCGGCCGTGCCCGCCGGGGAGCTGTACGCGGCGACCGGTCTGCAGTACGCGCCGTTCAACACCCTGTACCAGCTGACGGCGGCACACGGTTCCGCCCAACTCGGGCAGGCCCGGCGGCTGTTGCTCATCCCGGACCTGCTGTCGTACTGGCTGACCGGTGAGCAGGGCACGGAGCTGACCAACGCCTCGACCACCCAGCTGATCGACCCGCGCACCCGCGACTGGGCGCACGGGGTCGCCGAGCGGCTGGGCATCGACCTCGGGCTCTTCGCGCCGCTGCGCCGGCCCGGCGATCCGGCAGGGGTGCTGCGCCCGGAGGTGCTGGAGGAGACCGGGCTGACCGGGCCGGTCCCGGTGACGGCGGTCGGCTCGCACGACACCGCGTCCGCGGTGGCCGCCGTGCCGGCGGACGGCGAACGGTTCGCGTACATCTGCACCGGCACCTGGTCGCTGGCCGGACTGGAGCTGGACGCGCCGGTGCTGACGGAGGAGAGCCGGGCCGCCAACTTCACCAACGAGCTGGGGCTGGACGGCACGGTCCGCTATCTCCGCAACATCATGGGCCTGTGGCTGCTCCAGGAGTGCGTACGCGCCTGGGGCGAGCCGGACCTTGGCGCGCTGCTCCTCGCGGCGGCCCGGGTTCCGGCGCTGCGGTCGGTGGTGGACGCCGGGGACGCGGCGTTCCTCGCCCCGGGGCGGATGCCCGAGCGGATCGCCGAGGCGTGCCGGGACTCGGGCCAGCCGGTGCCGGACTCCCCTGCCGAGGTCACCCGCTGCATCCTCGACTCGCTCGCCCTGGCGCACCGCAAGGCGGTCGAGGACGCGCAGCGGCTCGCCGGACGGTCCGCCGACGTCGTGCACATCGTGGGCGGCGGCACCCGTAACGCCCTGCTGTGCCAGCTGACCGCCGACGCCTGCGGGCTGCCGGTGGTGTCCGGGCCGACGGAGGCGGCGGCGCTGGGCAATGTGCTGGTGCAGGCCCGCGCCCACGGACTGGCCGGCGACCTCGCCGGGATGCGGCGGCTGCTCACCCGTACGCAGCTGCTGACGCGGTACGAACCGCGCGGCGGCACGCAGCGCTGGCAGGCCGCGCAGGCCCGGCTCGCCCGGGGCTGA
- a CDS encoding (Fe-S)-binding protein, which translates to MRVALFLTCVNDTLYPDTGRAVVRLLTRLGVEVDFPMAQTCCGQAHYNTGYRHETEPMARHFAEVFRDYEAIVTPSGSCGAMVRELYPRMGERARAEGRGDSLAATLAPVVPKTYELTEFLVDVLGVTDVGAYYPHKVTYHPTCHGLRGLGLGERPLRLLRAVKGLELAELPGAEECCGFGGTFALKNSDVSAAMGADKVRSAESTGAEVLCAADNSCLMHIGGTMTRLRTGMRPVHIAEILASTEEEPAV; encoded by the coding sequence ATGCGTGTCGCCCTGTTCCTGACCTGTGTCAACGACACGCTCTATCCGGACACCGGGCGCGCCGTGGTGAGACTCCTGACCAGACTCGGCGTCGAGGTCGACTTCCCGATGGCGCAGACCTGTTGCGGCCAGGCGCACTACAACACGGGCTACCGTCACGAGACGGAGCCGATGGCCCGGCACTTCGCCGAGGTCTTCCGGGACTACGAGGCGATCGTGACGCCGTCCGGCTCGTGCGGCGCGATGGTGCGGGAGCTGTACCCGCGGATGGGTGAGCGGGCCCGGGCGGAGGGGCGCGGGGACTCCCTCGCGGCGACCCTGGCACCGGTGGTGCCGAAGACCTATGAACTCACCGAGTTCCTGGTGGACGTGTTGGGGGTGACGGACGTCGGGGCCTACTACCCGCACAAGGTGACCTACCACCCGACCTGTCACGGGCTGCGCGGACTGGGCCTGGGCGAGCGGCCGCTGCGGCTGCTGCGGGCGGTGAAGGGCCTGGAGCTGGCCGAGTTGCCGGGCGCGGAGGAGTGCTGCGGCTTCGGCGGCACCTTCGCGCTGAAGAACTCCGACGTCTCGGCGGCGATGGGCGCCGACAAGGTGCGGAGCGCCGAGTCGACGGGCGCCGAGGTGCTGTGCGCGGCGGACAACTCCTGCCTGATGCACATCGGCGGAACGATGACGAGGCTGCGCACCGGGATGCGGCCGGTGCACATCGCGGAGATCCTGGCGAGCACGGAGGAGGAACCGGCCGTATGA
- a CDS encoding LutB/LldF family L-lactate oxidation iron-sulfur protein, translating into MSGTFVGMPAFPEAARDAVRDGTLRGNLRHATHTIRAKRAKAVAELPDWAELREAGKRIKDHTLRHLDRYLEQLEESVTAAGGTVHWAADADEANRIVTRLVRETGESEVVKVKSMATQEIGLNEALEAEGIRAYETDLAELIVQLGKDRPSHILVPAIHRNRGEIREIFAREMSEWGRPAPEGLTDTPAELAEAARLHLREKFLRAKVGVSGANFMVAETGTLVVVESEGNGRMCLTLPETLISVVGIEKVVPAWQDLEVFLQTLPRSSTAERMNPYTSMWTGTTDEDGPRTFHLVLLDNGRTDTLADEVGRQALRCIRCSACLNVCPVYERAGGHAYGSVYPGPIGAILSPQLRGTGSEIDASLPYASSLCGACYEVCPVAIDIPEVLVHLRERVVEGGEVTRAGNKVVLQPAKGHAAERAAMRAARWAFTRPGALRTGQRLASRTRRLHPRTLPGPGRAWSGTRDLPAVPAEPFRDWWQRTRGGKGAAG; encoded by the coding sequence ATGAGCGGAACATTCGTCGGGATGCCGGCGTTCCCGGAGGCGGCGCGGGACGCCGTACGCGACGGCACCCTGCGCGGCAATCTGCGGCACGCCACGCACACCATCCGGGCCAAGCGCGCCAAGGCCGTGGCGGAACTGCCCGACTGGGCGGAGCTGCGGGAGGCCGGCAAGCGGATCAAGGACCACACCCTCCGCCATCTCGACCGCTATCTCGAGCAGTTGGAGGAGTCGGTGACGGCGGCGGGCGGCACGGTCCACTGGGCGGCCGACGCCGACGAGGCGAACCGGATCGTGACGCGGCTCGTCAGGGAGACCGGCGAGTCGGAGGTCGTCAAGGTCAAGTCGATGGCCACGCAGGAGATCGGGCTCAACGAGGCCCTCGAAGCGGAGGGCATCCGTGCCTACGAGACCGATCTGGCCGAGCTGATCGTGCAGTTGGGCAAGGACCGCCCGTCGCACATCCTGGTGCCGGCGATCCACCGCAACCGCGGGGAGATCCGGGAGATCTTCGCCCGGGAGATGAGCGAGTGGGGCCGTCCGGCGCCCGAAGGGCTGACCGACACCCCCGCCGAACTCGCCGAGGCGGCGCGGCTGCATCTGCGGGAGAAGTTCCTGCGCGCCAAGGTCGGCGTCTCCGGGGCCAACTTCATGGTCGCCGAGACCGGCACCCTGGTGGTGGTGGAGTCCGAGGGCAACGGCCGGATGTGCCTGACCCTGCCGGAGACGCTGATCTCGGTCGTCGGCATCGAGAAGGTCGTGCCCGCCTGGCAGGACCTGGAGGTGTTCCTGCAGACCCTCCCCCGCTCCTCGACCGCCGAGCGGATGAACCCGTACACCAGCATGTGGACCGGCACCACCGACGAGGACGGCCCGCGGACCTTCCACCTGGTGCTGTTGGACAACGGCCGTACCGACACGCTCGCCGACGAGGTGGGCCGGCAGGCCCTGCGCTGCATCCGCTGCTCGGCCTGCCTGAACGTGTGCCCGGTGTACGAGCGGGCCGGCGGACACGCCTACGGCTCGGTCTACCCGGGGCCGATCGGCGCGATCCTCAGCCCGCAACTGCGGGGCACCGGCAGTGAGATCGACGCGTCCCTGCCGTACGCGTCGTCGCTGTGCGGGGCCTGTTACGAGGTGTGTCCGGTCGCCATCGACATCCCCGAGGTGCTGGTGCACCTCAGGGAACGGGTGGTGGAGGGCGGTGAGGTGACGCGGGCCGGCAACAAGGTGGTGCTGCAGCCCGCCAAGGGGCACGCCGCCGAGCGGGCGGCGATGCGCGCCGCGCGCTGGGCGTTCACGCGTCCCGGTGCGCTGCGCACCGGACAGCGCCTCGCCTCGCGCACCCGCAGACTCCATCCGCGCACCCTGCCGGGACCCGGCAGGGCGTGGAGCGGGACCCGGGATCTGCCGGCGGTGCCGGCGGAGCCGTTCCGGGACTGGTGGCAGCGTACGCGGGGCGGGAAGGGAGCGGCCGGATGA
- a CDS encoding LutC/YkgG family protein, with product MSSRERVLGRVRRALAGTPEDDTPYERAVARDYLREHGGRTAGETVDLLAENLADYRAIVHRTTDGELPALIARLLAERGARQVIVPPGLPPAWMPADGPARVEDRAVSTPRELDEADSVVTGCALAVAETGTLVLDGSPDQGRRRITLVPDHHICVVRVPDQIVSSVPQALGRLDPTRPLTWISGPSATSDIELDRVEGVHGPRTLEVVLVGQPPS from the coding sequence ATGAGCAGCAGGGAAAGGGTCCTGGGCCGGGTGCGGCGCGCCCTGGCCGGCACACCCGAGGACGACACCCCGTACGAGCGGGCCGTCGCCCGGGACTATCTGCGTGAGCACGGCGGGCGCACGGCCGGGGAGACGGTGGACCTCCTCGCGGAGAACCTGGCCGACTACCGGGCGATCGTGCACCGCACCACCGACGGCGAACTGCCCGCTCTGATCGCGCGGTTGCTCGCCGAGCGGGGCGCCAGGCAGGTGATCGTGCCGCCGGGGCTCCCGCCGGCGTGGATGCCGGCCGACGGTCCCGCCCGGGTGGAGGACCGTGCCGTGAGCACGCCGCGCGAGCTGGACGAGGCCGACAGCGTGGTCACCGGCTGCGCGCTGGCCGTCGCCGAGACGGGCACCCTGGTGCTGGACGGCTCGCCCGACCAGGGCAGGCGCCGCATCACCCTCGTGCCCGATCACCACATCTGTGTGGTGCGGGTGCCGGACCAGATCGTCTCCTCCGTCCCCCAGGCCCTCGGGCGCCTCGACCCGACGCGCCCGCTCACCTGGATCTCCGGCCCGTCGGCGACCAGCGACATCGAACTCGACCGGGTGGAGGGCGTGCACGGCCCGCGCACCCTGGAGGTCGTGCTGGTCGGACAGCCCCCCTCCTGA